In Ruminiclostridium papyrosolvens DSM 2782, the following proteins share a genomic window:
- a CDS encoding FeoA family protein, translating to MSDNFIQLNYLPLGKKGKVKALMSDGPTRRRMLDLGLIADTEVEALQKSPSGDPIAYDIRGAIIALRSEEASKIIVETL from the coding sequence ATGAGCGATAATTTTATACAACTTAATTATTTACCCTTAGGCAAGAAAGGGAAAGTTAAAGCACTTATGTCTGATGGCCCCACCAGAAGAAGAATGCTAGATTTAGGGCTTATTGCAGATACAGAAGTTGAGGCTCTCCAAAAAAGCCCTTCCGGAGATCCAATTGCATATGACATTCGGGGCGCTATAATAGCCCTTCGCTCTGAAGAAGCATCCAAAATAATTGTAGAAACTTTATAA
- the metF gene encoding methylenetetrahydrofolate reductase [NAD(P)H], with product MRIQEIFAKKKPVLSFEIFPPKRDSELKDIDETLAILSKLSPDFISVTFGAGGSSNNNKTIEIAKKIKHQYGIETLVHLTCSGYTKQEIDSFISILSENGIENILALRGDKNPNVLEKSDFQYASELTGYLNKSANFCIAGACYPECHPESKNRISEISHLKGKVDAGSDFLISQLFFENEFFYSFIENCRIAGINVPVTAGIMPVINKAQIERIVNLCGASLPNRFRKIINRYENEPTALFDAGMSYALSQVIDLLVNDVDGIHLYTMNNPIVAKRICEGIKNII from the coding sequence ATGAGAATACAAGAAATTTTTGCAAAGAAGAAGCCTGTGTTGTCATTCGAAATATTCCCCCCTAAAAGGGATTCTGAGCTAAAAGATATAGATGAGACTCTTGCTATATTGAGCAAACTAAGCCCAGACTTTATAAGCGTTACTTTTGGCGCAGGCGGAAGCTCCAATAACAACAAGACAATTGAAATTGCCAAGAAAATCAAGCATCAGTATGGTATAGAAACCTTGGTGCATCTTACATGTTCCGGCTATACAAAACAAGAGATTGACAGCTTTATTTCTATACTTAGTGAAAATGGTATTGAGAACATTTTAGCTCTCCGAGGGGATAAAAATCCAAATGTGTTGGAAAAGAGTGATTTTCAGTATGCTTCCGAATTAACCGGATATTTGAATAAGTCGGCTAATTTCTGTATAGCGGGTGCTTGTTACCCTGAATGCCACCCGGAATCCAAAAATAGAATTTCAGAAATAAGCCATTTAAAAGGAAAAGTTGATGCAGGCTCTGATTTCCTTATTTCACAATTATTCTTTGAAAATGAGTTTTTCTATTCATTTATAGAAAATTGCAGAATAGCAGGAATAAATGTACCAGTAACAGCCGGAATAATGCCTGTTATCAACAAAGCTCAAATAGAAAGAATAGTAAATTTGTGCGGAGCATCACTTCCAAACAGATTCAGAAAAATAATCAACAGATATGAAAATGAACCGACAGCACTTTTTGATGCAGGAATGTCATATGCTCTCAGTCAGGTTATTGATTTGTTGGTAAACGATGTGGATGGAATACATCTGTATACAATGAACAATCCTATCGTAGCAAAAAGAATCTGTGAAGGCATTAAGAATATTATTTGA